A stretch of Neisseria subflava DNA encodes these proteins:
- a CDS encoding YecA family protein — protein sequence MQILTFDEAARSRLMELLDAKSEAHNTMRCDEVQGFMMALLSGPDALNPTNWLPEILGEESLFDAKERTEIERLVMAMAADMRMKLNEKILPDLWFYEDEAGNPDFYTWCNAYLYALDIVPTDWFEAVNQEEFEDLFYPIMALGGIYDDEENGEVILHLNEKELTQLESDLPHVLLDIYWYWQAIINKPQTVRREGEKVGRNDPCPCGNGKKYKACCGK from the coding sequence ATGCAAATACTGACTTTTGATGAAGCGGCACGCAGCCGATTGATGGAATTGTTGGATGCCAAATCTGAAGCCCACAACACCATGCGTTGTGATGAAGTTCAAGGTTTTATGATGGCTTTATTGAGCGGTCCGGATGCTTTGAATCCGACCAACTGGCTGCCAGAGATTTTGGGTGAGGAATCTTTGTTTGATGCCAAAGAGCGCACTGAAATCGAACGTTTGGTTATGGCAATGGCCGCCGATATGCGCATGAAGCTCAACGAAAAAATTCTGCCTGATTTGTGGTTTTATGAAGATGAAGCCGGCAATCCGGATTTCTACACTTGGTGTAACGCCTACCTTTACGCACTGGATATTGTGCCTACCGATTGGTTTGAAGCAGTCAATCAGGAAGAGTTTGAAGATTTGTTCTATCCGATTATGGCTTTGGGTGGTATTTATGACGACGAGGAAAACGGCGAAGTCATCTTGCATCTGAATGAAAAAGAGCTGACCCAACTGGAATCTGACTTGCCGCATGTCCTGCTTGATATTTACTGGTACTGGCAGGCCATCATCAATAAACCGCAAACCGTACGCCGTGAAGGCGAAAAAGTAGGTCGCAACGATCCTTGTCCGTGTGGCAACGGTAAAAAATACAAAGCCTGCTGCGGTAAATAA
- a CDS encoding MFS transporter: MFDNQTSPNSRDWLLLICGSTYKFTLTGFYLVALVAILKNHGYSLNQLSWIHLIGGIEAAKVLFAALMERQPAGRFGRFRGWLLAATLGLSAVFGLIACTDITQNFALLLVCCVLLSAMSAVYGCAMLGLSCIVLPHRERGFGGVIQTMAARGGKMIGGALVLWLYQEYGQTAAVGFMLAFSLLMLLQLLCYREPDSPTAQGSWTALAARLVSFWRRPETGWRWLVLLFAVAAPYAFAAATFVPKLADLGFSPKQTGGILAVGIPVACLIVTPLSGWFSRNYPRRKLVFLLYALQLPLLVSMTAIDVLARVHPWLPPAQIIALSLSYTLLLPVILALVMDKSDRATAAFDSSLQFSVVLLGSYAAGFSALRLAKAIGYTDAYWVAVYLAVLVGLLLYLNKNLFNYPQRDSQ, translated from the coding sequence ATGTTCGACAATCAGACTTCCCCAAACTCACGCGACTGGCTGCTGCTTATCTGCGGCAGTACCTACAAATTCACGCTGACCGGTTTTTATCTGGTCGCGCTGGTCGCTATTTTGAAAAACCACGGTTACAGCCTGAACCAACTGAGCTGGATACATTTAATCGGCGGTATCGAAGCGGCGAAGGTGTTGTTTGCCGCGCTGATGGAGCGACAGCCGGCGGGGCGGTTCGGGCGGTTTCGCGGCTGGCTGCTGGCGGCGACACTGGGGCTTTCGGCAGTGTTCGGGCTAATAGCCTGCACCGACATAACGCAGAACTTCGCGCTGCTTCTGGTCTGCTGCGTTTTGCTCTCGGCCATGTCGGCGGTGTACGGCTGCGCGATGCTGGGCTTGTCGTGCATCGTCCTTCCGCACCGCGAACGCGGTTTCGGCGGCGTGATTCAGACGATGGCGGCGCGCGGCGGCAAGATGATAGGCGGCGCGCTGGTATTGTGGCTGTATCAGGAATACGGGCAGACGGCGGCGGTAGGCTTTATGCTGGCGTTCAGCCTGCTGATGTTGCTGCAACTCTTGTGCTACCGCGAGCCGGACAGCCCGACGGCGCAAGGCAGTTGGACGGCGTTGGCAGCGCGGCTGGTTTCCTTTTGGCGGCGGCCTGAAACGGGCTGGCGGTGGCTGGTTTTACTGTTTGCCGTTGCCGCGCCGTATGCATTTGCGGCGGCGACTTTTGTGCCTAAGCTGGCGGATTTGGGCTTTTCCCCGAAACAGACGGGCGGGATTCTGGCGGTGGGTATTCCTGTTGCCTGCCTGATTGTTACGCCGCTATCGGGCTGGTTTTCACGCAATTATCCGCGCCGCAAACTCGTGTTCCTGCTCTACGCGCTGCAACTGCCGCTTTTGGTGTCCATGACCGCCATCGACGTGCTCGCCCGCGTTCACCCTTGGCTGCCGCCCGCGCAAATCATCGCCCTGAGTCTGAGCTACACGCTGCTGCTGCCGGTAATACTGGCTTTGGTGATGGATAAATCCGACCGCGCCACCGCCGCATTCGACAGCAGCCTGCAATTCTCCGTGGTTCTGCTCGGCAGTTACGCGGCCGGTTTTTCCGCCCTGCGGCTGGCCAAGGCTATTGGTTATACGGATGCGTATTGGGTTGCAGTGTACTTAGCTGTATTGGTAGGCCTGCTTTTATATTTGAATAAAAATTTATTTAATTATCCACAGCGTGATTCACAATAA
- a CDS encoding TrmH family RNA methyltransferase — MKLITSAQNEQLKHLFRLLTQAKARRESGETVLEGVHLLQTYLQSGGTPKQVYLPEKKQQHIEIQEITAQLDEGLITWVGNEALSKITSLTDADDVMTWIDIPQQAGLPSDGDCVVLERVQDPGNAGTILRSAAAAGVRQIVCGNDSVDIWSPKVLRAGMGAHFLLSIFSRVELSAWMKTYQHQIWATALGGRNIGLYEMDLSQPCAWVFGNEGSGVSETVKEKADACVKIPMLGQTESLNVAMAATVCLFEQMRQRIHAQAV; from the coding sequence ATGAAACTGATTACCTCTGCTCAAAACGAACAGCTCAAACATTTATTCCGTCTGCTGACGCAGGCTAAAGCAAGGCGCGAAAGCGGTGAAACCGTATTGGAAGGTGTACATCTGCTGCAAACTTATTTGCAAAGCGGAGGTACGCCCAAACAGGTGTATCTGCCTGAAAAGAAACAGCAACATATTGAAATTCAAGAAATTACGGCGCAGTTGGATGAGGGATTGATTACTTGGGTCGGTAACGAAGCACTGTCTAAAATCACCAGTCTGACCGATGCCGATGATGTGATGACTTGGATTGATATTCCGCAGCAGGCAGGTTTGCCTTCAGACGGCGATTGCGTGGTATTGGAGCGGGTACAAGACCCCGGTAATGCAGGCACGATTTTGCGTAGCGCGGCAGCGGCCGGAGTCAGGCAAATTGTGTGCGGCAATGATTCCGTGGATATCTGGTCGCCCAAAGTGTTGCGAGCGGGGATGGGTGCGCATTTTCTGCTGTCTATTTTCAGCCGAGTGGAATTATCCGCTTGGATGAAAACGTATCAGCATCAAATTTGGGCAACTGCCTTGGGCGGTCGCAATATCGGTTTGTATGAGATGGACCTCAGTCAACCCTGTGCTTGGGTATTTGGCAACGAAGGCAGCGGCGTGAGTGAAACGGTAAAAGAGAAGGCCGATGCCTGTGTCAAAATCCCCATGTTGGGGCAAACCGAATCCTTGAATGTCGCGATGGCGGCAACGGTTTGTCTGTTTGAACAAATGCGGCAGCGTATCCATGCCCAGGCCGTCTGA
- a CDS encoding extensin, with translation MHYFTPAKTLPEGTIYLTDLTHVADFSDWLAEFETLLNQNRRFATVCTPMRRQVSDEQRIADRKTYIEWIKAHRPQLAEHCAAMLLIEPDAAQLAFFREQSSKLAPALGVNYIVEADETTALLRAEEALKAV, from the coding sequence ATGCACTACTTCACCCCTGCCAAAACCCTGCCCGAAGGTACCATCTACCTGACCGACCTGACCCACGTCGCTGACTTTTCCGACTGGCTGGCAGAATTCGAAACCCTGTTAAACCAAAACCGCCGCTTCGCCACCGTCTGCACCCCGATGCGGCGGCAGGTGAGCGACGAACAGCGCATTGCCGACCGCAAAACCTACATCGAATGGATAAAGGCACACCGGCCGCAACTCGCCGAACACTGCGCTGCCATGCTCCTCATCGAACCCGACGCGGCGCAACTGGCATTCTTCCGCGAACAATCGTCCAAACTCGCCCCCGCACTGGGCGTGAACTATATCGTCGAAGCAGATGAAACAACCGCCCTGCTTCGCGCAGAAGAAGCGTTGAAGGCTGTCTAA
- a CDS encoding DUF456 domain-containing protein, with protein MTAVLIVLGLIAIVVGILGTIYPALPGLGLMFGGAWLLGYAGDYQVFGSGTLTFLAIVAVFGTAMDYVAGALGAKYTGASKTAVWGAFIGGIVGAFFSIPGLLLGPLTGAAIGEFIARKDTWQAGKVGIGTFIGFIIGTVAKIGCALTIALTILFVWLASFF; from the coding sequence ATGACTGCTGTTCTCATAGTTCTCGGCTTGATCGCCATTGTTGTCGGTATTTTGGGAACGATTTACCCTGCCTTGCCTGGATTGGGCTTGATGTTTGGTGGCGCATGGTTGTTGGGTTATGCCGGCGATTATCAAGTGTTTGGCTCGGGTACGCTGACCTTTTTGGCCATCGTTGCCGTATTCGGTACTGCGATGGACTATGTGGCGGGCGCATTGGGTGCAAAATATACAGGCGCAAGTAAAACCGCGGTTTGGGGTGCATTTATCGGCGGCATCGTCGGCGCATTCTTCTCCATTCCCGGCTTGTTGCTCGGCCCGTTGACCGGCGCGGCCATCGGCGAATTTATCGCACGCAAAGACACATGGCAGGCAGGCAAAGTCGGTATCGGTACGTTTATCGGCTTCATCATCGGTACCGTAGCTAAAATCGGCTGCGCATTAACTATTGCACTGACTATCCTGTTTGTTTGGTTAGCCTCATTCTTCTAA